Proteins encoded within one genomic window of Acidobacteriota bacterium:
- a CDS encoding UPF0175 family protein, with translation MMDVTFADREIAALVQLGLYRNREAVISDAVRNLLLNNRPLRLELALDLFQKDEVSLGRAAEMAGLDRWQFEEVLRERRIPIVIEDDSAETMDQDLAAFFGQSA, from the coding sequence ATGATGGATGTAACCTTTGCTGACCGCGAGATCGCGGCGCTGGTGCAACTCGGACTTTACCGCAACCGCGAAGCAGTAATTTCCGATGCGGTGCGCAACCTGCTGCTCAACAACCGCCCCTTACGGTTGGAACTGGCGCTCGACCTCTTTCAAAAAGATGAAGTTTCGTTGGGGCGCGCGGCGGAAATGGCCGGGCTTGATCGTTGGCAATTCGAGGAAGTATTGCGCGAACGCCGCATCCCCATTGTGATCGAAGACGATTCCGCCGAAACGATGGATCAAGACCTCGCCGCCTTCTTCGGTCAATCCGCATGA
- a CDS encoding glycoside hydrolase, producing the protein MLAQRQYDASLYGGLHWRLIGPFRGGRVNAVSGVPGQPNTFYFGSVGGGVWKSNNSGRTWTPIFDGQPIASIGALGVAPSSPNVVYVGTGEADMRSQISYGNGMYKSTDAGKTWTHIGLDNTRQIGRVLVDPKNPNVVFVAALGHVYGPNPERGVYRSRDGGATWQRVLFKNENVGAIDLAFDPQDSQVVYASLWNTRRPPWSIYPPSYGPGSGLFKSTDGGTTWQPLVTGLPSEKVGRIGIAVAPTNRNRVYAIVDAKEGGLYVSDDAGATWTKASGDNRVWGRGWYFCKVVVDPKNADVVYVSNTSLYRSTNAGKTWTAIKGAPGGDDYHQLWIYPDDPQRMILASDQGAVVSEDGAATWSSWYNQPTAQLYHVAADYRFPYWVSGAQQDSGAVTVVTRSGHAEISTRDWKPVGAGGESDYTAPDPLHPEILFGGRVTRWNVITGEIKDVSPERALTVPARHTWTVPLVFSLADPHALYFSNQFLFKTMNGGETWATISPDLSREDPGVPANLDEATAADAPEGKRRGVIYTIAPSPLRAATLWVGTDDGLIHLTKDDGKTWQNVTPPELTAWSKVVMLEASHFDVNEAYAAIDRHRLTDNEPYIYRTRDGGKSWQKITQGLPAGVYLQTIKEDTQRRGLLFAGTELGVFVSFNDGEQWQSLQLNLPPCSMRDLAVHEDDLIVATHGRGFWVLDDITALRQINDEVTRADAYLFRPADALNLPPHSEYGTPQPRDEPLAENPPTGAMLDYYLKSAATGPVTLEVLDAAGEVVRRYSSEDRAPAVNPDTLNVPAFWLRPVASLSTAAGMHRWVWDLQPTPTNTGGRRGGGGGVFGRAPVTVPLGTYTVKLTVNGKSYSQPLRVKPDPRAK; encoded by the coding sequence ATGCTGGCGCAGCGGCAATACGACGCCAGTCTTTATGGCGGCTTGCACTGGCGGCTGATCGGCCCGTTTCGCGGGGGCCGTGTGAACGCGGTGAGCGGCGTGCCGGGCCAGCCCAATACGTTTTATTTCGGCTCGGTCGGCGGCGGGGTGTGGAAGTCGAACAACTCGGGCCGGACGTGGACGCCGATCTTTGACGGGCAGCCGATTGCCTCGATTGGCGCGCTTGGCGTGGCGCCGTCCAGCCCCAACGTCGTTTACGTCGGCACGGGCGAAGCCGACATGCGTTCGCAGATTTCCTACGGCAATGGGATGTACAAGTCCACCGACGCCGGGAAGACTTGGACACACATCGGTCTGGACAACACGCGGCAGATTGGGCGGGTGCTGGTGGATCCCAAAAATCCCAACGTCGTCTTTGTCGCCGCGCTCGGCCACGTCTATGGCCCCAATCCTGAGCGCGGCGTCTATCGTTCGCGCGATGGCGGGGCGACTTGGCAGCGGGTGTTGTTCAAAAACGAGAACGTCGGCGCGATTGATCTCGCCTTCGATCCGCAGGACTCGCAGGTGGTTTACGCGAGCTTGTGGAATACGCGCCGTCCGCCGTGGAGCATTTATCCGCCGTCGTATGGGCCGGGCAGCGGCCTTTTCAAATCCACCGATGGCGGCACGACGTGGCAGCCGCTGGTGACGGGGCTGCCGAGCGAAAAGGTCGGGCGCATCGGCATCGCGGTTGCGCCTACGAATCGCAATCGCGTTTACGCCATCGTGGATGCGAAGGAGGGCGGGCTTTACGTTTCGGATGATGCGGGCGCGACGTGGACGAAGGCGTCGGGCGACAATCGCGTGTGGGGGCGCGGCTGGTATTTCTGCAAGGTCGTCGTTGATCCCAAAAATGCCGATGTCGTGTATGTGTCGAACACGTCGCTCTATCGCTCGACCAATGCGGGCAAGACGTGGACGGCGATCAAGGGCGCGCCGGGCGGCGACGATTATCATCAGCTTTGGATTTATCCCGACGACCCGCAGCGCATGATTCTGGCGAGCGATCAGGGCGCGGTCGTCAGCGAAGACGGCGCGGCGACGTGGTCGTCTTGGTACAACCAGCCCACGGCGCAGCTTTATCACGTGGCGGCAGATTACCGCTTTCCCTATTGGGTGTCGGGCGCGCAGCAGGACAGCGGCGCGGTCACGGTCGTCACGCGCAGCGGCCACGCGGAAATCTCTACGCGCGATTGGAAGCCGGTGGGCGCGGGCGGCGAATCGGATTACACCGCGCCCGATCCGCTGCATCCCGAAATCCTGTTTGGCGGCAGGGTCACGCGCTGGAACGTGATCACAGGCGAAATCAAAGATGTCTCGCCGGAGCGCGCGCTGACCGTGCCCGCACGGCATACGTGGACGGTGCCGCTGGTGTTTTCGCTGGCCGATCCGCACGCGCTTTACTTCAGCAATCAATTCCTGTTCAAGACGATGAATGGCGGCGAGACGTGGGCGACGATCAGCCCCGACCTGTCGCGCGAAGACCCCGGCGTGCCCGCGAATCTGGATGAAGCCACGGCTGCCGATGCGCCCGAAGGCAAGCGGCGCGGCGTCATTTACACCATCGCGCCTTCGCCGTTGCGCGCGGCGACCCTTTGGGTCGGCACTGATGACGGCCTCATTCACTTGACCAAAGATGACGGGAAGACCTGGCAGAACGTGACGCCGCCGGAGCTGACGGCGTGGAGCAAGGTGGTGATGCTGGAGGCGTCGCACTTCGATGTGAACGAGGCTTACGCCGCGATTGATCGCCATCGGTTGACGGACAACGAGCCTTACATTTATCGCACCCGCGATGGCGGCAAGAGTTGGCAGAAGATTACGCAGGGCTTGCCTGCGGGCGTTTATCTCCAAACGATCAAGGAAGACACGCAGCGGCGGGGGTTGCTGTTTGCCGGCACTGAGTTGGGCGTGTTCGTTTCGTTCAATGACGGCGAGCAGTGGCAATCGCTCCAACTCAATTTGCCGCCGTGTTCGATGCGCGACTTGGCGGTTCACGAAGATGATTTGATCGTGGCGACGCACGGGCGCGGCTTCTGGGTGCTCGACGACATCACGGCGTTGCGGCAAATAAATGACGAAGTCACGCGCGCCGATGCCTATCTGTTCCGTCCGGCGGATGCGCTCAACTTGCCGCCGCACAGCGAGTACGGCACGCCGCAGCCGCGCGATGAACCGTTGGCTGAAAATCCTCCGACGGGCGCAATGCTAGATTACTACTTGAAGTCTGCCGCGACGGGGCCGGTGACGTTGGAGGTACTCGATGCGGCGGGCGAAGTCGTGCGGCGCTATTCGAGCGAAGACCGCGCGCCAGCGGTGAATCCCGACACGCTCAATGTGCCTGCATTCTGGCTGCGCCCGGTTGCGTCGTTGTCAACGGCGGCGGGCATGCATCGCTGGGTGTGGGACTTGCAGCCTACGCCAACGAATACTGGCGGCAGACGTGGTGGTGGTGGCGGTGTATTTGGCCGTGCTCCGGTGACCGTGCCGCTGGGAACGTATACGGTGAAGCTGACGGTGAATGGCAAGAGTTACAGCCAGCCGTTGCGCGTGAAGCCTGATCCGCGCGCGAAGTAA
- a CDS encoding type II toxin-antitoxin system VapC family toxin gives MSQPTPATSAGAVVIDANILVAICAKEPGEPTAKAALADYTARNWAFYAPGAILTEVLFIRCRKLQSGEIDAAKHRKAVEDFNDYMSAIMPSPQGDIRFILRNEEIRSGYSCLHSADAFYLALAEDLAQSGPAEFLTFDKRVVNVAANNAPAVRVNLLPS, from the coding sequence ATGAGCCAACCGACACCGGCGACTAGCGCGGGCGCCGTCGTCATTGACGCCAACATTCTCGTCGCCATTTGCGCCAAAGAGCCGGGTGAACCCACGGCCAAAGCCGCTCTGGCTGATTACACCGCCAGAAACTGGGCTTTCTATGCGCCCGGCGCGATTCTGACCGAAGTGCTGTTCATCCGCTGCCGCAAGCTGCAAAGCGGCGAGATAGACGCCGCCAAACACCGGAAAGCGGTCGAAGATTTCAACGACTATATGTCTGCCATCATGCCTTCACCACAAGGCGACATTCGTTTCATCCTGCGCAATGAAGAGATTCGCAGCGGCTATAGTTGTTTGCATTCCGCTGACGCCTTCTACCTTGCCTTGGCGGAAGACTTGGCCCAGAGCGGCCCGGCTGAATTTCTCACGTTTGATAAACGCGTGGTCAATGTCGCTGCAAACAACGCCCCGGCGGTGAGAGTAAATCTTCTTCCCTCGTAA
- a CDS encoding dihydrofolate reductase family protein, protein MAKLVYGLSQSLDGYVDHLKLGPPAPASFRHFIEHVRGLTGVIYGSRMYEIMRYWDEDLPDWDAEDRDFAVAWRSQPKWVVSRSLKSVGPNATLVADDFEKVIRRLKAELAGEIEVGGPVLAQSLTEAGLIDEYRLYLRPVVLGGGKPFFAGPRPPLHLVASDLIADDLIRLTYVPA, encoded by the coding sequence ATGGCAAAACTTGTCTATGGATTGAGCCAGTCCCTTGATGGCTACGTCGACCACCTGAAGCTTGGGCCGCCTGCGCCCGCGTCCTTCCGTCACTTCATCGAGCACGTGCGTGGCCTGACGGGCGTCATCTACGGTAGCCGCATGTACGAGATCATGCGTTATTGGGACGAAGATCTTCCTGATTGGGACGCGGAGGATCGCGACTTCGCGGTGGCGTGGCGGAGCCAGCCGAAGTGGGTCGTGTCGCGTTCCCTCAAGTCAGTTGGCCCCAACGCCACGCTTGTCGCGGATGATTTCGAGAAGGTGATACGCAGGCTGAAGGCTGAGCTGGCTGGCGAGATTGAAGTTGGCGGACCAGTCCTGGCGCAAAGCCTGACCGAGGCCGGTCTTATCGATGAGTATCGGCTCTACCTCCGCCCCGTGGTGCTTGGTGGTGGCAAGCCATTCTTCGCCGGCCCCCGGCCGCCGCTCCACCTGGTGGCCAGCGATTTAATCGCCGATGACTTGATTCGGTTGACCTACGTTCCGGCTTAA